CATGTTCATCAGCACATAGGCAATCGAGTTGACATAGCCCATGTACCAGCTTGAGTCGGTAAAAATACCGATATAATTATCAAAGGTGAGGTTCTCCGGCCACATGGTCATGGAGCCCAATATCTCGCTGTTGGTTTGCAGCGACATGTTCAGCAGCCAATAGATGGGCAGTATCATCAATAGCAGATAGACGCCCAGCAACAGGCGCGAGCGGAGCCTGGTTCGCGCGTTGCGCTTACGGCGTTGTGCCGGAGTGGTACGGCTGAAAATGGTGTTGTATTTTTCACCCTGCTGGGTGTTTTCCAGTTGGTAGCTCATGTCACGCTCCTCCCTGGGAATGCTTGTCTTTCTGCATGTTCATGATGGCGGTATAGAACACCCAGCTCACCAACAGGATGACCAGGAAGTAGATAATCGAGAAAGCAGCGGAAGGGCCCAAGTCTTGCTGGCCCACGGCCATGGTGGTCAATGATTGACTCAGGAAGGTCGTTGAGCTGCCAGGCCCGCCACCGGTCAGTACAAAGGGCTCGGCGTAAATCATGAACGAATGCATGAAGCGCAGCAGCACAGCAATGACCAGCACATTGGTTAGTTTGGGCAACTGAATGTAGCGAAATACCGCCCATTTTGAGGCACGGTCAATGCGCGCCGCCTGATAGTAGGCTTCGGGGATGGAACGCAGGCCGCTGTAGCAAAGCATGGCGACCAGCGGGGTCCAGTGCCATACGTCCATCAGGATGATCGTCACCCAGGCGTCGCCGGGATTGCGGGTAATGTTGTATTCGATGCCTAGCTGGCGCAGCCCCCAACCCATCAGACCGATATCGCCCCGCGTGAAGATCTGCCAGATG
This window of the Halomonas sp. SH5A2 genome carries:
- a CDS encoding carbohydrate ABC transporter permease produces the protein MNKVYNNRAWLLVLPMLVLVAFSAVVPLMTVVNYSVQDVLGANARFFTGTEWFETMLNDPALQAAFVRQISFSLIILAIQIPLGIGIALIMPKQGWQASAVLILITLPLLIPWNVVGSIWQIFTRGDIGLMGWGLRQLGIEYNITRNPGDAWVTIILMDVWHWTPLVAMLCYSGLRSIPEAYYQAARIDRASKWAVFRYIQLPKLTNVLVIAVLLRFMHSFMIYAEPFVLTGGGPGSSTTFLSQSLTTMAVGQQDLGPSAAFSIIYFLVILLVSWVFYTAIMNMQKDKHSQGGA